GGATGGGGTCGCTCTCAATGAACCCCAGATATTTGCCGTGAACGAGAATGGGCATTTGATCCATGCTCCGCGCGGTAATCCTCGCACTGGTGCGAAGCACACGGAACTAACAGGTGGTGGCCCGGCCAAAGCCGCTGGTGAGTTCAAACTGGTGGGAGAGAACAAGATTCAAATCAACAACCAATCCGGTCGTTACATTCGACAGTCTCCTGAAGGGGTGCAGCGAGTGGCTGACTACTTCAAGAGCTTGGGCTACGATGTGGAAATCGTGACTACCGCGTTTCCGTGATGAACAGAGATGAAAGGCTCCGCGCCGTGGACTCACCTAACTCAGTGATCGACTGCTTGCAGTCGATTGATCTCAGTCTCGCTGGCGTACCGCGAAGGGTTGAGCAGTGCCTTAGCGTTACCAAGGGGGACTACCAACAGGAGTTCTCCAGCATCCTTCTGGCTGCCCAAGAGAGAGGGGTGAGCTTGGCAGATGACCGCTGGTGGCTTCTTGTTGCGTTCGTCTTTGGCAATAGCTCGCCGGCTGTCGAGGAAGCAGTGTTACGCGCCGCAGCGTCCGGGTATTCTGCCCAGCCCACGACTTTCGTTGGTGAGGCTCTCGTTCGCGTACTTGAATACTGCTGGTTCGATGCGGCTGACCCTGATGCGGTGGAATACCACTATTGGGCGTGCGGTCAGTTAGCTGCCAAGTTTTCGGATCATGCGGAAGGGCTGATTCTGGACCGACTCACGATCCAGTGGAATCCGCTCAAACGCCGATCATTGATTCTTGCCGTAGGTGTCCTGGCTCACGCTCCACTCCTGCACCGCCTTCAGACCTCGACCACTTCTGTCGTTATGCGCATCCTGTCGGACGATGGGGAGCCATCCCTAGTTCGAGAGGCCGCAAAAGAAGTTCTGCTTGAGGACCTCCTCCGTGCTGATCGTGAACAAGCTTTTCTGCTGCCAACCCAGCGGCAAGAGATTGAGACGCTGACGGGGTCTGGCGATGAGTAAAAACGACGAGTTTGTGCCAAGCAGCCCCTCCAGTCGGTTACGGCTCAGTATCCACGTTAGCCCCGGCGGCAAGTCCTTCCCACTCAAGCCCTATCGCGCGGCCTGGGCTACGGATTGGGAGCATGGTGGGAACCATCTGCCGTCGCGGTTCAGCACGTCCTTGTAGGCCATGCCAGCGGGCTTCCGTGAGTTGCAGAAGCTGGGCGACAAAGTGTCATTCACCGAATTCAGCTTGCGAAAAAGGTCTGGCGGGACTCCTGCCAGGCCTGTCAATCCTCACCCGTGCGTTCCCTTCTTTTCTCGGGACTCCAGCGGTGAGATCAGCGGGGCTCGCAACCCGGCGAACAAACAAACGGTCCTGCCGGCTTTTTGTTCGTTCGCCTGAAGTTCCCCGCATTGATGCTACGACGCGGAGATCCGTCGGCTAACGCTGGTGGGATCAGGTCAACTCTTTGAGCCGACCGCCGAGCATCCGTTCTGGGTCGTTGGCCGTGGCTGGACGCCGGTCTGGGAATTGACGATCGGCGATTCGCTGACGTCAATGAGCGGAGAAACGGTATCCGTCGAGGGCGTTCACGAAACCGATCGGCGGCAAACAGTCTATAATCTGCGTGTCAGCGACTTCCACACCTACTTCGTCGGCTGCGACGAGTGGGGCTTCAGCGTCTGGGCGCATAATGCGGAGTACTCGGTTCGGCCAGGCAAGGGCGGCGTGTTTGAAATCATGAACTCACGGGGGCAAGTCGTTCGCAGCTACCCCGATGAAATTCAGGCGAGTGTGCAGGCCCGTGCGCTAAATAACCCCGCTCGACCCACCAACCTGCCTGACCCGCACAATAACAAGCCCAGCATGCAGCGCGAAATCTGGGAGAGGGAAGAACTCGCCAGGCGAGCGGCACAGCAGAATGCTGGAAGAATGACGGCTCCGCAAGCGAGGGAGGCTGCGGCGATGAACGGCTGGCAGGAGGTTGCGAATCCGGGGTTCAATTCTCATGGGCAACCTGTTTTTACGAATGGCAGAAGCTTCTTCACTCCCGATGCTGATGGGCATATTGGCGGGGTGTGGAAGCAGTTCAACCAGCAAGGGCAACGTGTCGGAACTCTCGACGCGAATTTAAACCGACTTGGAAAGTAGCAATGACCCTGTCCATCCATGTGGATACTGTGCAAACCAGCGGTCCTACGGGGCCGCTGGTTGATGTTCACTTTTTCTTCAATGAGGAGTACGAGAAATGCTCCGTCCCGGTTGGCTACTGGAGCAGATCAGACTATGTGCGTCACTGGATAGCGGCGCTCTCACATGTGATAGAGACTCGCACGCCAGGGGCATTGGTCACGTCCATCCACGATCCAGCGTTTGCTGCAAATCTAGTGGCATGGGTCGCCTATCCACTGTCTGATGGGGTGGTGAAGGTTCAGCAGCGATTCCTTCTCCATAACGTGTATGTGCATGACCGCACGGGGATTCGTCACGATATGCTTCCGAGCAGAGGAGGCTTATCGAGTGATATAGAACCTGTCTCGGAGTGGACCGTGAGTCTTGATGATTTGGCTGAGGCCCGAACCAAGTTGTCTCGCATTATCGATGGATCTGAGTGACTGATGGGGCCACAAGCAGTCTGGCATTTCCTTCCCGCCGCAGTTCGTCGGGCGGTCTAATCCCGTATCTCCCTCGCTCCATGCAGCAAGCCTCGTCGGTGCTGGAACTTCCGCGTTTCCGGCGGCGCGTTCTGGGAAGGTTGTGGGAAGGCGATGCCGATGGCGATCTGCACGTCCCACACGACCATGCCAGCGGTTTCGGCATGTTGCAGAAGCCGGGCGACAAAGTGCCATTCATTGAAATCGGCTTGCAAAAAGGTCTGGCGGGACTCCTGCCGGACCTCGGACTCCTCACTCGCGTGGTTCCCTTCTTTTCTCGGGACTCCGGCCGCGATTTCCTACAAGCGAACGTTCCAATCGGCAGCATTCCAAGCGGGCCGATGGGCGCGGCAGGCTGGGACTATGTCGAAAGTCTGGCCAGCGCATCGGGCAGCGCCTCGCAGCGTTGGGACTACACGGCCTCGGGTTCTTCTTCGAGTGATTATCACAATCACACGAGCAACGCATCGAGTTACTCGCGTGGTACCAGCCAATGGATGCGTCAAATCCACCTGGGCAGCGACACGACCTGGAGTGAGCAGTACACGATCACGCAATCCGGTTCGGCGGTGTCGATCACGGGCCAATCGAGCCTGACCAGGAACGCTTGGGGGGATGCCAGTGGCTCCAGTCAAGCCAGCGGAGTCAGCGGTCAATGGGTTCGCATGCAAACCGCCTCGATGAGCGGCACCAGCTTTCCTGACGGCACCATGAGCGGCACCAGCTTTCCTGATGGCACCATGAGCGGCTCGATGAGTGGTTCCATGAGTGGCACCGCCAGCGGAAGCAGTGGCAGCACGAGCTTCACCAGCGGCACGACCAGCGGAGATGGCTGGTACGGCACCGAATCGACCTGGAACATGACCAGCAACTCCCAGGACCATTATCGACGCGAGACCTCCTGGACTGCCACCCACGGCACCGGATCGAGCGGCTGGGGCAGTGCCAGCATGACCAACACCAGCACCCACGTCTGGGGATCGTGGCAAGGCAGCTCCAATCACACGACCACCACGACGAACTACGGCGGAACGAGTACCTCCTCATCCGGCTGGCCTGGCTCGGGCAGCTACGACCAATGGCAGTGGAACGAAGGCTTCGGCACCGAAATCTGGATCGGTGGCTATGGTGGATACGGCGGATACGGTAGCTACGGCAGCTATGGCTGGCCTGGCACAACCGGCCTGTCACCCCGAATCGGCAGCATTCCAAGCGGACCGATGGGCGCGGCAGGCTGGGGCTATGTCGAAAACTCCGGTAGCGCATCGGGGTACCTCGCCAGCGGCCCCAGCGGCAGCGGCTCCATGTCCGGCACGACAAGCGGCTCCGGGGCATCGACTCAAAATATCGGCTACGGAGGCAGCGGGAGTTCATCGGCCGAAGCTGCGGCAGCAGGAGCAGCCGGTGCAGGAATGCCAGGGGCAGTTTCACCTCCGCCACCGCTGGTTGACGACCGACCATTCTGGCAACGGGTTCAAGATAACTTCTATGACCTGGTTTCGGATGGGGCGGCAACCAAGAGTTGGGAACTGGACCAACGTCGAAAAGCGGCGGGGATTCCGATTGCGAATGACCGTCCGGGTGTGATTCCAGGTGCCGCCACTTTCGCGGCTATCCAAAGGTATTCCGACGCTGTCTCGGCACGGACTCGAGATTGGGTCACGACGCTCTCGGTCTACGCAGGTGCCATTCAAGAAGGGCTTTCGGATGGCGCCGTGATTGCGACCAATGAACTGAGCAGACTGCCTTTCAACATTTTTGGATATCAGGGACCATTGGAGTTGGAAGCGAAACAACTGGTCGATCAAAACGGGGGTCTTTATGCGTGGTCCCAGTTGTCGTCACGAACTGGCAGTATGATTCTTCATGGAGTGGCGGGAGGGGTTGTGCTTCAAACGGCTGTGATCCCAGCAGCTTCCTATGTGTCGACCTTTTTGCCATGTTGGGCGGTGCTTAGCGCAAAAATCACCATTCTGGGTGGGGTTGTCGGCTTAACCGGATGGGGGATTTACAGCTCAGTTGGATCGATAATCGGTGGTATTCAAGAATTAAAAGAAGGAAACAAGAATGATGGGTGGCTGAAGATCGCCGACGGCACGATCAACTTGAGTTTGCTCGGACTTGGAGCATATGGTTTCAAGAGCAAGTCTCTGAGTTGGGAAACAATTAAGGGATGGTTCAGATCGTGCTTCACGGGTGAGACCCCGATCTTGGTCGAAGGCGGCTCGAAGCGAATCGACGAAATCAGGCCTGGTGATCGGGTTCTCAGTCGAAGCGAACACGACCCTGCAAGTCCGACAATGTACCAGCAAGTCGAAGAAGTGTTCGTGCGAACCAGCTCGATTATTGAACTGACAGTGAGCGGCCGGACCATCCGAACGACACGCGAGCATCCCTTTTGGGTGGTCGGCGCCGGCTGGAAGCCTATCTCCGAAATGACTGTTGGCGATCAACTGTTGGGATTGGAACAAGAATCAGTTTTGGTTGAGAAAATTGTAGATACCGATCAGTGGGAGACGGTGTACAATTTTCGCGTCGCAGAGTTCCACACCTACTTCGTCGGCGGCGACGAGTGGGGGTTCAGCGTCTGGGCGCATAACACCTGCTACGAAATCAGACAGCTTGCCGATGGAAGGTTTGGGCTTTTTGAGCGAGCAACGGGTAATGCTGTTACATTAGAAGGCCGGGCGATTACGGCAAATAGTCCTGACGGCGTTCGTTTATTGGCGACGGATGCCGCCAAAATTGCTCGTTCAAACATCTCCAGATCCACGGTTGTTGGCACGCTTAAAAGAGATGCAGGAGGGTATGTACTTAACGAGCAAATTGTTGGTGGTGTTGCGAAGAACTACGAAGGCCACCATCTTATCAGCTTGCATTTGGCAGAGAATTCTGGTGCTATGCTACGTGCCGCTGAGCTTGGATACAATATAAATCGAGGCTCGAATGGTATTGCACTTCCGAGTACGCTAGCCGAATCGCAAGCGAGCGGTTTGCCCTATCATGGTGGGAAACACCTCTCTGTAAGACACGCAGGGTCGGCAGACTCGTTCGTAAAACTAAAACTGGACGCTCTCGATGCCCGTGTTCGTGCCGGTACGATCAGTGACCAAGAGTTGTTGAGTGAAATTGGCCTCATTGAGGATGCTACACGAGTGGCTCTTCGCACGAACCGATTGCGTCTACAGTCGACCGATCCTCACTGGAAGCCATAATACAGGGGTGAACAATGGATGAAACAATCGAAAAGTGGAGAAGCAGCCTCTTGCAGTTCGTATCGACAGCGTTAAGTGACTTTCGAGAGCAGGTATCGGAACAGATGGAACAATTCGCCCTGGACTGCCATCCTTGGAATGGGAGCATTATCCTTGCCTTTCTCACCACGGCTGAAGTCCAAGAGTCGCCTTTTCTGGCTGAAGCCGAGGAAATGGCGGCGTGGAAGTATTACGATTTTGCCTCAGTTCGCTCCTCTAGTCACCCCGATGTCGGTCAGTTAATGCAAGATGTATATAATCAATATGATGATAAGGCGGTGGGGGCCGAACTGTTTTTTAAGGGTTGTGCAGATGTCATGGCAAGCACAGCGATTCAGGAGGCCTTGTCAAAATACAACACTAGCAATAGCTTCACAATTTCAGTTCCGCACCCCGATACAGGAAAAGAGTACTACACTGAGTCCAAATCCTGATCGTTGTGTACAAAACCGCGTTCATGGGAAGTTGGCACGGGACATCGTCGTGTATCTTCCATGATCGGCATTGCGAGCGAACGAAGCCCTGCATCGCACCCTTTGTTCGTTCGCTCGCATCGCTCGCCGAGGCAGTCACGGGAACTGGTCATGCGTCGTCGCCCGGCGAGCAATCGAGCAAAGCCTCCACTTCACCTGCCGACGCCTTTGTTCGTTCGCTCGATTTGCCCTCAGCGACCGCAAAGGCCATGCTGAAAGGAAGGAGGGGCAGGACGATGCCCGTCAAAGGGCGAACGCGGGCCGATGGGCGCGGCAGGCTGGGACTATGTCGAAAGTCTGGCCAGCGCATCGGGCAGCGCCTCGCAGCGTTGGGACTACACGGCCTCGGGTTCTTCTTCGAGTGATTATCACAATCACACGAGCAACGCATCGAGTTACTCGCGTGGTACCAGCCAATGGATGCGTCAAATCCACCTGGGCAGCGACACGACCTGGAGTGAGCAGTACACGATCACGCAATCCGGTTCGGCGGTGTCGATCACGGGCCAATCGAGCCTGACCAGGAACGCTTGGGGGGATGCCAGTGGCTCCAGTCAAGCCAGCGGAGTCAGCGGTCAATGGGTTCGCATGCAAACCGCCTCGATGAGCGGCACCAGCTTTCCTGACGGCACCATGAGCGGCACCAGCTTTCCTGATGGCACCATGAGCGGCTCGATGAGTGGTTCCATGAGTGGCACCGCCAGCGGAAGCAGTGGCAGCACGAGCTTCACCAGCGGCACGACCAGCGGAGATGGCTGGTACGGCACCGAATCGACCTGGAACATGACCAGCAACTCCCAGGACCATTATCGACGCGAGACCTCCTGGACTGCCACCCACGGCACCGGATCGAGCGGCTGGGGCAGTGCCAGCATGACCAACACCAGCACCCACGTCTGGGGATCGTGGCAAGGCAGCTCCAATCACACGACCACCACGACGAACTACGGCGGAACGAGTACCTCCTCATCCGGCTGGCCTGGCTCGGGCAGCTACGACCAATGGCAGTGGAACGAAGGCTTCGGCACCGAAATCTGGATCGGTGGCTATGGTGGATACGGCGGATACGGTAGCTACGGCAGCTATGGCTGGCCTGGCACAACCGGCCTGTCACCCCGAATCGGCAGCATTCCAAGCGGACCGATGGGCGCGGCAGGCTGGGGCTATGTCGAAAACTCCGGTAGCGCATCGGGGTACCTCGCCAGCGGCCCCAGCGGCAGCGGCTCCATGTCCGGCACGACAAGCGGCTCCGGGGCATCGACTCAAAATATCGGCTACGGAGGCAGCGGGAGTTCATCGGCCGAAGCTGCGGCAGCAGGAGCAGCCGGTGCAGGAATGCCAGGGGCAGTTTCACCTCCGCCACCGCTGGTTGACGACCGACCATTCTGGCAACGGGTTCAAGATAACTTCTATGACCTGGTTTCGGATGGGGCGGCAACCAAGAGTTGGGAACTGGACCAACGTCGAAAAGCGGCGGGGATTCCGATTGCGAATGACCGTCCGGGTGTGATTCCAGGTGCCGCCACTTTCGCGGCTATCCAAAGGTATTCCGACGCTGTCTCGGCACGGACTCGAGATTGGGTCACGACGCTCTCGGTCTACGCAGGTGCCATTCAAGAAGGGCTTTCGGATGGCGCCGTGATTGCGACCAATGAACTGAGCAGACTGCCTTTCAACATTTTTGGATATCAGGGACCATTGGAGTTGGAAGCGAAACAACTGGTCGATCAAAACGGGGGTCTTTATGCGTGGTCCCAGTTGTCGTCACGAACTGGCAGTATGATTCTTCATGGAGTGGCGGGAGGGGTTGTGCTTCAAACGGCTGTGATCCCAGCAGCTTCCTATGTGTCGACCTTTTTGCCATGTTGGGCGGTGCTTAGCGCAAAAATCACCATTCTGGGTGGGGTTGTCGGCTTAACCGGATGGGGGATTTACAGCTCAGTTGGATCGATAATCGGTGGTATTCAAGAATTAAAAGAAGGAAACAAGAATGATGGGTGGCTGAAGATCGCCGACGGCACGATCAACTTGAGTTTGCTCGGACTTGGAGCATATGGTTTCAAGAGCAAGTCTCTGAGTTGGGAAACAATTAAGGGATGGTTCAGATCGTGCTTCACGGGTGAGACCCCGATCTTGGTCGAAGGCGGCTCGAAGCGAATCGACGAAATCAGGCCTGGTGATCGGGTTCTCAGTCGAAGCGAACACGACCCTGCAAGTCCGACAATGTACCAGCAAGTCGAAGAAGTGTTCGTGCGAACCAGCTCGATTATTGAACTGACAGTGAGCGGCCGGACCATCCGAACGACACGCGAGCATCCCTTTTGGGTGGTCGGCGCCGGCTGGAAGCCTATCTCCGAAATGACTGTTGGCGATCAACTGTTGGGATTGGAACAAGAATCAGTTTTGGTTGAGAAAATTGTAGATACCGATCAGTGGGAAACAGTTTACAATTTTCGCGTCAGCGAGTTTCATACCTACTTCGTTGGTTGTGAAGCATGGGGTTTTAGTGTCTGGGCTCATAATGCGATCTGTGCCGAGGCGGTCAGGACGGCACTGGTGCCACACATCGGGGAGCAAGCTGCTCACAATCTAAGCGCTGAGGCTCTTGGCGAGATTGCATCGGCAATTAACGCCGGGAATGCCACCAGAGCAAACCAGTTGTTGAGAGCGGCGGGTGCGTCCGAGATCATCGCAAAGAACCTGATTGGCACTCTTTCTCAGGCAGCGATACGTAACGAACTGTCGGATGGAGGCAGGGTTCTGTTGGTGGGCGAGGGTAATTTCTCCAACGCACAGTCTGTGGTCAGAGAGGGGCTTGTCTCTCCAAATAACTTGGTGGCGACCGAATTGCGAGATGTTGCAATTCCTGCTGGTTTGGAGGGCGTTGCTCGAACTGGAGTCAATGCAACCGCTCTTCCGACTTCGCTGGGACAGTTTAATACAATCGTCTTCAACTTTCCGAATCCGGGTAGCTACCTCGCGACACCCAATCGAGCGTTGGTTTCTGACTTTTTGAGAAGTGCCGCCTTACGTTTGGAGCCAGGCGGGAGAGTCATCGTTACAATTGCCGAATCGCAGGTCGGCAGATTCACAGTCCCGGCATTAGCGGAACAAGGGGGAT
This DNA window, taken from Tuwongella immobilis, encodes the following:
- a CDS encoding polymorphic toxin-type HINT domain-containing protein, which gives rise to MLELPRFRRRVLGRLWEGDADGDLHVPHDHASGFGMLQKPGDKVPFIEIGLQKGLAGLLPDLGLLTRVVPFFSRDSGRDFLQANVPIGSIPSGPMGAAGWDYVESLASASGSASQRWDYTASGSSSSDYHNHTSNASSYSRGTSQWMRQIHLGSDTTWSEQYTITQSGSAVSITGQSSLTRNAWGDASGSSQASGVSGQWVRMQTASMSGTSFPDGTMSGTSFPDGTMSGSMSGSMSGTASGSSGSTSFTSGTTSGDGWYGTESTWNMTSNSQDHYRRETSWTATHGTGSSGWGSASMTNTSTHVWGSWQGSSNHTTTTTNYGGTSTSSSGWPGSGSYDQWQWNEGFGTEIWIGGYGGYGGYGSYGSYGWPGTTGLSPRIGSIPSGPMGAAGWGYVENSGSASGYLASGPSGSGSMSGTTSGSGASTQNIGYGGSGSSSAEAAAAGAAGAGMPGAVSPPPPLVDDRPFWQRVQDNFYDLVSDGAATKSWELDQRRKAAGIPIANDRPGVIPGAATFAAIQRYSDAVSARTRDWVTTLSVYAGAIQEGLSDGAVIATNELSRLPFNIFGYQGPLELEAKQLVDQNGGLYAWSQLSSRTGSMILHGVAGGVVLQTAVIPAASYVSTFLPCWAVLSAKITILGGVVGLTGWGIYSSVGSIIGGIQELKEGNKNDGWLKIADGTINLSLLGLGAYGFKSKSLSWETIKGWFRSCFTGETPILVEGGSKRIDEIRPGDRVLSRSEHDPASPTMYQQVEEVFVRTSSIIELTVSGRTIRTTREHPFWVVGAGWKPISEMTVGDQLLGLEQESVLVEKIVDTDQWETVYNFRVAEFHTYFVGGDEWGFSVWAHNTCYEIRQLADGRFGLFERATGNAVTLEGRAITANSPDGVRLLATDAAKIARSNISRSTVVGTLKRDAGGYVLNEQIVGGVAKNYEGHHLISLHLAENSGAMLRAAELGYNINRGSNGIALPSTLAESQASGLPYHGGKHLSVRHAGSADSFVKLKLDALDARVRAGTISDQELLSEIGLIEDATRVALRTNRLRLQSTDPHWKP
- a CDS encoding polymorphic toxin-type HINT domain-containing protein — encoded protein: MGSGQLFEPTAEHPFWVVGRGWTPVWELTIGDSLTSMSGETVSVEGVHETDRRQTVYNLRVSDFHTYFVGCDEWGFSVWAHNAEYSVRPGKGGVFEIMNSRGQVVRSYPDEIQASVQARALNNPARPTNLPDPHNNKPSMQREIWEREELARRAAQQNAGRMTAPQAREAAAMNGWQEVANPGFNSHGQPVFTNGRSFFTPDADGHIGGVWKQFNQQGQRVGTLDANLNRLGK
- a CDS encoding Rossmann-like fold-containing protein; this translates as MGAAGWDYVESLASASGSASQRWDYTASGSSSSDYHNHTSNASSYSRGTSQWMRQIHLGSDTTWSEQYTITQSGSAVSITGQSSLTRNAWGDASGSSQASGVSGQWVRMQTASMSGTSFPDGTMSGTSFPDGTMSGSMSGSMSGTASGSSGSTSFTSGTTSGDGWYGTESTWNMTSNSQDHYRRETSWTATHGTGSSGWGSASMTNTSTHVWGSWQGSSNHTTTTTNYGGTSTSSSGWPGSGSYDQWQWNEGFGTEIWIGGYGGYGGYGSYGSYGWPGTTGLSPRIGSIPSGPMGAAGWGYVENSGSASGYLASGPSGSGSMSGTTSGSGASTQNIGYGGSGSSSAEAAAAGAAGAGMPGAVSPPPPLVDDRPFWQRVQDNFYDLVSDGAATKSWELDQRRKAAGIPIANDRPGVIPGAATFAAIQRYSDAVSARTRDWVTTLSVYAGAIQEGLSDGAVIATNELSRLPFNIFGYQGPLELEAKQLVDQNGGLYAWSQLSSRTGSMILHGVAGGVVLQTAVIPAASYVSTFLPCWAVLSAKITILGGVVGLTGWGIYSSVGSIIGGIQELKEGNKNDGWLKIADGTINLSLLGLGAYGFKSKSLSWETIKGWFRSCFTGETPILVEGGSKRIDEIRPGDRVLSRSEHDPASPTMYQQVEEVFVRTSSIIELTVSGRTIRTTREHPFWVVGAGWKPISEMTVGDQLLGLEQESVLVEKIVDTDQWETVYNFRVSEFHTYFVGCEAWGFSVWAHNAICAEAVRTALVPHIGEQAAHNLSAEALGEIASAINAGNATRANQLLRAAGASEIIAKNLIGTLSQAAIRNELSDGGRVLLVGEGNFSNAQSVVREGLVSPNNLVATELRDVAIPAGLEGVARTGVNATALPTSLGQFNTIVFNFPNPGSYLATPNRALVSDFLRSAALRLEPGGRVIVTIAESQVGRFTVPALAEQGGFRVVNQIRYNPNQAFPGYSHVTTTGRGTATNVENAIAYVLERR